The sequence below is a genomic window from Aureispira sp. CCB-E.
TGCTTCTTTTTTGTTCATGTTCAGGCGCAGCTGCCTGTTGTAAAAGCCAAAGGAGGAGATGGCGTAGAAATAGATTGGCGATCGGTGCAAGAAGCGGAAGATGCCGATGAGAAAAATCCTGGTTTCTTTTACAACGATTGTGCGCAAGGTGTAACACCAATACATGCTTCATCCACGCTAAAAGGGCAAGGTTCTAAAAATTATAACATAGGAAACTTGTCAGACGATAATCCAATGACAGCTTGGGTAGAAGGGGTACAAGGGTATGGTATTGGTGAATCTTTTGAGGTCAAAGCAATTACTGTGAATGTGATTTACAACGGTTATCAGTCTAGTCCTCAAAACTGGAGATACAATTCAAGGGTAAAGCGGTTTAAGGTGCATCGACATGGTGAGCCAATTTGTTACTTGGATTTGACCGATGAAATGGGAGCACAGCATTTTGAATTACCACATCACATCAACTGGGAAACAAAAGAGAATTTTAAATTTGAAATAGTAGACGTATACAAAGGAGAAAAGTGGGAAGATGTTTGTATTTCTCATATCGATCATGTTGCTTGTTGTTTTGCACCAACTACTCAAATTAGTCTAGCAAATAACACAACAAAAATGGTAGAAGGATTGACTGTCGGGACTACATTGTTGGCCATTGATTTGGAGACATCTCAAACATTCGAATCTGCAGTAGAATTGACAACCAATCAACGTCATTTGAGTTTATTGGATGTAAAAACGGCTTCCTATCAAATTTCAATTACTCCTGATCATCCTTTATATATCAAAGGACAGGGATTTGTGTCGTTGGCAAAATTAAGAAACCAAAAAAATAAGCAAACTTGGAAGGCATTGTCCCAAACAGAGGTGCAAGTCATGGTTTTTGATGAAAAAACTGGCAAGACAAGTTTTGAGCGTATAGAGTCTATTCAAAAAATAGAGGGTGACTTTAAAACTTATACCATTCTTTCTATTTCCAAAGGATCAACCTATGTTGCCAACGGGTTTGTCAACAAAGTATATTGATAAGTTGTTTGGTTGAATTTTTCTTTAAAATAAGGAAGAATCAAATGCGTTTAATTACCTTTATTGGGTGATTAAACGCATTTTTTATAATAATACATTTGCACAATAGTTTGTAAATTTTTACAGGACAGAGCATTATTTTTGATAAATAGAAAGATCGTGCTGCTAAGAGTATCTAATTTTTTATTATTATCAAATAAAAGATACGCAGATCTAACTTTGAAGTTGTGGTATTGATGGAACTGTGGTAGTTAGACAAATTTAAAAACTGTTCGAAACTCCAATTAACAACCTATTGCTTGCCGTGTATGTAGTCTAATTCAACTATGAAAAAAAAATATCTAGTACTTTGTTTGACTGCTTTTTTAGGAAGTATACAAGCGCAAAAAAACTTAACCCCGCAACAATTATTGGAACTAAATAGAGTGTCAGCAGTAGGGTTGACCAATGACAAAACAGCTGTTGTCTATCGTTCTTCTCAATATAATGTAGCAGGTAATTCCAAAACAACAAAGTATTATTTGCAACCGATTAAAGGTGGAGAGAAAAAAACAATTAGTGATTACTCCAACTTGGTAAAAGACGGACACGTGTCTCCAGATGGTCAATTGAAAATTACAGCCGAAAATGTTAAAATAGAGCGTGTTACTGGAACGGATTATTATCCAACACTAGAAAATTCAAATGTGCGTATTTACGAAAGTTTACAGTATCGCCATTGGGACACTTGGGAAGATGGAGAATACAGCCACTTGTTTGTAGAGAACATAAAAGGGCGTATGATGGATCGAGTGGATATTATGAAAGGAGAACCTTACGATTGCCCTACCATGCCCTTTGGTGGTGGGGAAGACTATTTGTGGAGTCCTGATGGTAAGAAAGTATTGTATGTTACCAAAAAACTACATGGAACGGCATATACTCAGAGTACCAACACCGATATTTATGCCTATGATATAGCTACCCAAAAGACAGAAAATTTGACGGGTTATAATAATGGTTATGATATGGCACCTGCATTTTCTTCTAAGGGATTATTGGGTTGGTTGCAAATGAAACGAGATGGTTATGAGTCGGATAAAAATGATATTATTATTCGTTACAAAGAAGGGGGAAAAAAAGGCGATATCAATCTAACAAAAGATTGGGATGGTACGGTCAATAGTTTTTTGTGGAGTAATGAAGGTGACAAAATTTATTTTACAGCACCCGTAGGGGGAACCGTTCATTTGTTCGAATTGGCGGTGCCCACTTCTTATGAAGCTAAAGTAACAGCTCCGAAGCAAATTACAAAAGGGCAGTTTGATGTGCATGGAATTGTTGGACACAATGGTGCTACAATGGTGGTTGCTCGTAGAGACATGAACCATGCGACAGAGTTGTATACCGTAGATATTACCACTGGCGAAATGAAACAATTGACGCATGAGAATGATGCTATCTATGAGGGCATCAATAAGAGCAATGTGGTAAAACGAATGGTAAAAACGACGGATGGAAAAGAAATGGTTACATGGGTAATTTATCCTCCAAACTTTGATAAAAATAAAAAATATCCAACACTGTTATATTGCCAAGGAGGTCCACAAGGAGCGTTGAGCCAATTTTATTCGTTTCGTTGGAATTTTCAACTTATGGCAGCACAAGGTTATATTGTCGTAGCACCCAATCGCCGAGGAATGCCAGGATATGGGGTTGAATGGAACGAACAGATTAGTGGAGATTATGGCGGGCAAAATATGAAAGATTATTTGGCAGCCATTGATGCTGTTGCAGAAGAACCTTATGTTGATAAAAATAGATTGGGTTGTGTTGGGGCAAGTTATGGTGGCTATTCTTGTTTCTATTTGGCGGGTATTCATGAGAAGCGTTTCAAGACCTTTATTGCACACGATGGTATTTTTAATTGGAAATCAATGTATGGAACAACAGAGGAAATGTTTTTTGTCAATTGGGACATGGGAGGTCATTATTGGGACAAAAACAACAAGGTGGCACAACGTAGTTTTAATGAATTCAATCCTATTGAGCATGTTCAAAAATGGGATACTCCAATCCTAATCATCCAAGGAGGAAAGGATTTTAGAGTACCAATTGGGCAAGGTTTGGAAGCTTTTAATGCTGCTCAGATGCGAGGAATTAAGAGCAAATTGCTGTATTTCCCAGAAGAAAATCACTGGGTGCTTTCTGTGCAAAATGCTTTAATTTGGCAAACAGAATTTTTTAAATGGTTGGAAGAAACCTTAACGGTTGATAAATAAGGGGGTATAAAAAAAATAACTGAAGTTATTACAACGAACTATGCTAAGCATTCGTCTTTAGTGTAGTTCGCTGTTTTTTATCCCCACACTACCTCAAAAAAAGATTATGTTAACTAAGACAAATTTTGTATGCTACCTATCCCTAATAACTACGTTGTTTTTTACTGCTTGCCAAAAAGAAACAATTAAAGATGTAGGAACTGTTGTTGATCCACCAATTACTTCAGATACTATTCATTTTGCAGAAACAATGCAAGATGCTAAGACGTTTACAGTTTTCCCTTCAGCTACGTCAAGCACTAGCCACTTTGAAGGAAACTTTTATGGTTCAATTTATACTAGTCAAATCATGTTACCTCCCAATGATTTTAATAATCAATCAGATCAAGTGATTAAAGTATATGTAGAAAACAATGCCATTAAGGTTTTGAACTTTGTCTTTCCAATCGACTCTTTATCGCAAACTCATTTTGATGCAAGCATTATTCCT
It includes:
- a CDS encoding NADase-type glycan-binding domain-containing protein; amino-acid sequence: MNFKLLSTTFLGCFFFVHVQAQLPVVKAKGGDGVEIDWRSVQEAEDADEKNPGFFYNDCAQGVTPIHASSTLKGQGSKNYNIGNLSDDNPMTAWVEGVQGYGIGESFEVKAITVNVIYNGYQSSPQNWRYNSRVKRFKVHRHGEPICYLDLTDEMGAQHFELPHHINWETKENFKFEIVDVYKGEKWEDVCISHIDHVACCFAPTTQISLANNTTKMVEGLTVGTTLLAIDLETSQTFESAVELTTNQRHLSLLDVKTASYQISITPDHPLYIKGQGFVSLAKLRNQKNKQTWKALSQTEVQVMVFDEKTGKTSFERIESIQKIEGDFKTYTILSISKGSTYVANGFVNKVY
- a CDS encoding S9 family peptidase, with the protein product MKKKYLVLCLTAFLGSIQAQKNLTPQQLLELNRVSAVGLTNDKTAVVYRSSQYNVAGNSKTTKYYLQPIKGGEKKTISDYSNLVKDGHVSPDGQLKITAENVKIERVTGTDYYPTLENSNVRIYESLQYRHWDTWEDGEYSHLFVENIKGRMMDRVDIMKGEPYDCPTMPFGGGEDYLWSPDGKKVLYVTKKLHGTAYTQSTNTDIYAYDIATQKTENLTGYNNGYDMAPAFSSKGLLGWLQMKRDGYESDKNDIIIRYKEGGKKGDINLTKDWDGTVNSFLWSNEGDKIYFTAPVGGTVHLFELAVPTSYEAKVTAPKQITKGQFDVHGIVGHNGATMVVARRDMNHATELYTVDITTGEMKQLTHENDAIYEGINKSNVVKRMVKTTDGKEMVTWVIYPPNFDKNKKYPTLLYCQGGPQGALSQFYSFRWNFQLMAAQGYIVVAPNRRGMPGYGVEWNEQISGDYGGQNMKDYLAAIDAVAEEPYVDKNRLGCVGASYGGYSCFYLAGIHEKRFKTFIAHDGIFNWKSMYGTTEEMFFVNWDMGGHYWDKNNKVAQRSFNEFNPIEHVQKWDTPILIIQGGKDFRVPIGQGLEAFNAAQMRGIKSKLLYFPEENHWVLSVQNALIWQTEFFKWLEETLTVDK